The following are from one region of the Ignavibacteriota bacterium genome:
- a CDS encoding four helix bundle protein, with product MNNQDIKVRCYSFSLRVLKFISANDVDRKFKPIIDQLLRSSTSIGANVIEAKSSSSKREFIKYYEIALKSANETKYWICLFRDGIKSSSEIKALLNEADEISKIIAASIIKLKKK from the coding sequence ATGAATAATCAAGATATCAAAGTTAGATGTTATTCCTTTTCTTTGAGAGTTTTAAAATTTATTTCTGCAAATGATGTTGATAGGAAATTTAAACCAATTATTGACCAACTATTAAGGTCATCAACTTCAATTGGTGCCAATGTTATTGAAGCAAAGAGCTCAAGCTCTAAAAGAGAATTTATTAAGTATTATGAAATCGCCTTGAAATCAGCTAACGAGACAAAGTATTGGATTTGTTTATTCCGAGATGGTATTAAAAGCTCATCTGAAATCAAAGCATTATTGAATGAAGCTGATGAAATCTCAAAAATAATCGCTGCCAGTATTATTAAACTTAAAAAGAAATAG